Proteins found in one Pyrus communis chromosome 15, drPyrComm1.1, whole genome shotgun sequence genomic segment:
- the LOC137717103 gene encoding uncharacterized protein — protein sequence MAMIFIRRHIHDASQIEYLTEEDACALWLALANYFDHKKDICLFKARHEWQHLRFKSLKSVNECNSEVCRIRSLLKFCNEDLTKEDLLENTYLTFNATNIVLQQQYKEQKFTKFSDLISGLLLAKKSNQLLIKNHQARPTGFNAMSEAHTINTGSHKQQKKRRGHGNGKKSQPRAQVQQNRGPAKGGNSTQKRNSLTPKASNFKNKGT from the coding sequence ATggccatgatcttcatccgaagacacaTTCATGATGCATCGCAAATCGAGTACCTCACTGAAGAGGATGCATGCGCTCTCTGGCTTGCTCTGGCCAATTATTTCGATCACAAGAAAGACATCTGTTTGTTTAAAGCAAGACACGAGTGGCAGCACTTACGTTTCAAAAGCTtgaagtctgtgaatgaatgcAACTCTGAGGTTTGTAGAATCCGATCACTgctcaagttttgtaacgagGACTTGACTAAAGAGGATCTCCTAGAGAATACCTATTTGACCTtcaatgccaccaatattgtcctgcaacaacaatataaggaacagaagttcaccaaattttcggatttAATCTCTGGTTTACTTCTCGCTAAAAAGTCGAACCAGctgttaataaaaaatcatcaagctcgacccacTGGCTTTAACGCTATGTCTGAAGCACATACGATTAACACTGGCAGCCACAAACAACAGAAGAAGCGTCGTGGCCATGGAAATGGGAAGAAATCCCAACCACGAGCTCAAGTTCAACAAAACAGAGGCCCTGCCAAAGGAGGAAATTCGACCCAGAAGCGTAACTCTTTGACCCCTAAGGCCTCTAACTTCAAAAACAAGGGAACATAA